One Streptomyces sp. NBC_01217 genomic region harbors:
- the secF gene encoding protein translocase subunit SecF has translation MSRLGSLGARLYRGEVGYDFIGKRKIWYGISILITITAIVGLAVSGLNMGIEFKGGAVFTTPKTSVTISQAEDFATKASGHQAIVQKLGNGGLRIQITEVDTAKSDQIKGELSKDLNVPSEKIAADLVGPSWGEQIANKAWTGLGVFMVLVVIYLAIAFEWRMAIAALVALIHDITITVGIYALVGFEVTPGTVIGLLTILGYSLYDTVVVFDSLKEGTKDITKQTRWTYSEIANRSINGTLVRSINTTVVALLPVAGLLFIGGGVLGAGMLNDISLALFVGLAAGAYSSIFIATPLVADLKERDPQMKALKKRVLAKRAAAAGKGESAEDEQREDDFPQDVAPAAAVVGQRQQPPRGHGRTPGKRR, from the coding sequence ATGTCGCGACTCGGCAGTCTCGGCGCCCGTCTCTACCGCGGCGAGGTCGGCTACGACTTCATCGGCAAGCGCAAGATCTGGTACGGGATCTCGATCCTGATCACCATCACGGCCATCGTCGGCCTGGCGGTCAGCGGCCTGAACATGGGCATCGAGTTCAAGGGCGGCGCCGTCTTCACCACCCCGAAGACGAGCGTCACCATCTCCCAGGCGGAGGACTTCGCCACGAAGGCCTCCGGCCACCAGGCGATCGTCCAGAAGCTCGGCAACGGCGGTCTGCGCATCCAGATCACCGAGGTCGACACCGCGAAGTCGGACCAGATCAAGGGCGAGCTCTCCAAGGACCTCAACGTCCCGTCGGAGAAGATCGCGGCCGACCTGGTCGGCCCCAGCTGGGGTGAGCAGATCGCCAACAAGGCCTGGACGGGCCTCGGCGTCTTCATGGTCCTCGTCGTGATCTACCTGGCCATCGCCTTCGAGTGGCGCATGGCGATCGCGGCCCTGGTTGCGCTGATCCACGACATCACCATCACGGTCGGTATCTACGCCCTGGTCGGCTTCGAGGTCACCCCGGGCACCGTGATCGGTCTGCTGACGATCCTCGGTTACTCCCTCTACGACACGGTCGTCGTCTTCGACAGCCTCAAGGAGGGCACGAAGGACATCACCAAGCAGACCCGGTGGACGTACAGCGAGATCGCCAACCGCTCCATCAACGGCACGCTGGTCCGTTCCATCAACACCACCGTCGTGGCACTGCTGCCGGTCGCCGGTCTGCTGTTCATCGGTGGCGGCGTCCTCGGCGCCGGCATGCTGAACGACATCTCCCTGGCGCTCTTCGTCGGCCTCGCCGCCGGTGCGTACTCCTCGATCTTCATCGCCACCCCGCTGGTCGCCGACCTCAAGGAACGCGACCCGCAGATGAAGGCCCTGAAGAAGCGGGTCCTCGCCAAGCGCGCGGCTGCCGCCGGCAAGGGCGAGTCCGCCGAGGACGAGCAGCGTGAGGACGACTTCCCGCAGGACGTCGCACCCGCGGCCGCGGTCGTCGGTCAGCGCCAGCAGCCCCCCAGGGGCCACGGCCGGACCCCGGGGAAGCGCCGATGA
- the secD gene encoding protein translocase subunit SecD → MAAPKKSRGPAGGQGRPGRSLALILIAMVALTGGMFLADQPTPRLGIDLAGGTSITLQAKSEPGQESAINKTNMDTAVQIMERRVNGLGVSEAEVQTQGDRNIIVNIPKGTNSAQAREQVGTTAKLYFRPVLTVAQGAPAPTPSASSSGKPSPSTSPSASASADGKSSATPSVSATTQGRAVTGALKADTSPSPTASTTPKADATPSASAADEAAAAKLQKKFEALDCSKKAAHAQAALGTKPTDTVVACSTEGDAKYVLGPAQVSGTDVDSAKAAIDQTNGQWIVQMEFTKAGAKKFQKITGQLAQQQSPQNQFAIALDGEVVSAPSVRTALSANAEISGSFTQQSAEDLANVLSYGALPLSFDEASVTTVTAALGGEQLQAGLIAGAIGLALVVIYLVAYYRGLALIALLSLLTSGILTYTIMALLGPAIGFALNLPAVCGAIVAIGITADSFIVYFERIRDEIREGRTLRPAVERAWPRARRTILVSDFVSFLAAAVLFVVTVGKVQGFAFTLGLTTLLDVVVVFLFTKPVMTLMARTKFFSSGHPWSGLDPKRLGAKPPLRRSRRVNAPTDPKEA, encoded by the coding sequence GTGGCAGCACCGAAGAAGAGCCGAGGGCCGGCCGGCGGTCAGGGCAGGCCGGGGCGTTCCCTGGCTCTGATCCTGATCGCCATGGTCGCGCTCACCGGTGGGATGTTCCTGGCCGATCAGCCGACCCCACGTCTGGGCATCGACCTGGCGGGCGGCACGTCCATCACGCTTCAGGCGAAGAGCGAGCCCGGCCAGGAATCGGCGATCAACAAGACCAACATGGACACCGCGGTCCAGATCATGGAACGCCGCGTCAATGGTCTGGGCGTCTCCGAGGCCGAGGTCCAGACACAGGGCGATCGCAACATCATCGTCAACATCCCCAAGGGCACGAACTCCGCTCAGGCCCGTGAGCAGGTCGGCACCACCGCCAAGCTCTACTTCCGGCCGGTGCTGACCGTCGCCCAGGGCGCGCCCGCGCCGACGCCCAGCGCCTCGTCGTCCGGCAAGCCCAGCCCGTCCACGAGCCCGAGCGCCTCGGCCTCGGCCGACGGGAAGTCGTCCGCGACGCCGAGCGTGAGCGCCACCACCCAGGGCCGCGCGGTCACCGGCGCACTCAAGGCCGACACCTCGCCCAGCCCGACGGCGAGCACCACGCCGAAGGCGGATGCTACGCCGTCGGCGTCCGCTGCGGACGAGGCGGCCGCCGCCAAGCTGCAGAAGAAGTTCGAGGCGCTCGACTGCTCCAAGAAGGCCGCCCACGCCCAGGCCGCACTCGGCACCAAGCCGACCGACACGGTCGTCGCCTGCAGCACCGAGGGCGACGCCAAGTACGTCCTCGGCCCGGCCCAGGTGTCCGGCACGGACGTGGACAGCGCCAAGGCGGCGATCGACCAGACGAACGGTCAGTGGATCGTTCAGATGGAGTTCACCAAGGCCGGCGCCAAGAAGTTCCAGAAGATCACGGGCCAGCTCGCCCAGCAGCAGTCGCCGCAGAACCAGTTCGCCATCGCGCTCGACGGCGAAGTCGTCTCGGCGCCTTCCGTGCGCACGGCACTGAGCGCCAATGCCGAGATCTCCGGCAGCTTCACCCAGCAGTCAGCCGAGGACCTGGCCAACGTGCTCTCCTACGGTGCGCTCCCGCTCTCCTTCGACGAGGCGAGCGTCACCACGGTGACCGCCGCGCTCGGTGGCGAGCAGCTCCAGGCGGGTCTGATCGCGGGCGCCATCGGTCTGGCCCTGGTGGTCATCTACCTGGTGGCCTACTACCGCGGACTGGCGCTCATCGCGCTCCTGAGCCTCCTGACCTCCGGCATCCTGACCTACACGATCATGGCGCTGCTCGGCCCGGCCATCGGCTTCGCGCTGAACCTCCCGGCCGTCTGCGGTGCCATCGTGGCCATCGGTATCACCGCGGACTCCTTCATCGTGTACTTCGAGAGAATCCGCGACGAGATCCGCGAGGGCCGTACGCTCCGCCCGGCCGTCGAGCGCGCCTGGCCGCGCGCCCGGCGCACCATCCTGGTCTCCGACTTCGTGTCGTTCCTCGCCGCGGCGGTGCTCTTCGTGGTCACCGTCGGCAAGGTCCAGGGCTTCGCCTTCACGCTGGGTCTCACCACCCTGCTCGACGTGGTCGTGGTGTTCCTCTTCACCAAGCCCGTCATGACGCTGATGGCCCGTACGAAGTTCTTCTCCAGCGGCCACCCGTGGTCCGGACTGGACCCGAAGCGGCTCGGCGCCAAGCCGCCGCTGCGCCGCTCGCGCCGTGTCAACGCCCCCACTGACCCGAAGGAGGCGTGA
- the yajC gene encoding preprotein translocase subunit YajC, producing MNPVTLLPFIVLIGAMFLMTRSAKKKQAAAAQMRNEMQPGTGVRTIGGMYATVKELHDDTVLLEIAPGVHAVYAKNAIGAVLDDAEYNRIVHGDGDDALDIDGAVVPDDASSLTEAEADEDTSDDAKIDLGKKADDAEPKDTESGKKSEGKADGEADAK from the coding sequence GTGAATCCCGTGACTCTCCTCCCCTTCATCGTGCTCATCGGGGCCATGTTCCTGATGACGCGGTCCGCCAAGAAGAAGCAGGCGGCCGCCGCCCAGATGCGCAATGAGATGCAGCCCGGCACCGGCGTCCGCACGATCGGAGGCATGTACGCCACCGTCAAGGAGCTTCACGACGACACGGTTCTCCTTGAGATCGCGCCCGGCGTCCACGCCGTCTACGCCAAGAACGCCATCGGCGCAGTCCTCGACGACGCGGAGTACAACCGCATCGTCCACGGCGACGGCGATGACGCCCTCGACATCGATGGCGCGGTCGTCCCGGACGACGCCTCCTCGCTGACCGAGGCCGAGGCCGACGAGGACACCTCGGACGATGCCAAGATCGACCTGGGCAAGAAGGCCGACGACGCCGAGCCGAAGGACACCGAGTCCGGCAAGAAGTCCGAGGGCAAGGCCGACGGCGAGGCCGACGCGAAGTAA
- the ruvB gene encoding Holliday junction branch migration DNA helicase RuvB, producing MNWDETGPDTDERLDERLVDADADGEDTAVEAALRPKDLDEFVGQEKVREQLDLVLKAARARGATADHVLLSGAPGLGKTTLSMIIAAEMGAPIRITSGPAIQHAGDLAAILSSLQEGEVLFLDEIHRMSRPAEEMLYMAMEDFRVDVIVGKGPGATAIPLELPPFTLVGATTRAGLLPPPLRDRFGFTGHMEFYAPAELERVIHRSARLLDVEIDADGAAEIAGRSRGTPRIANRLLRRVRDYAQVKADGRIDRAVASVALGVYEVDARGLDRLDRAVLGALLKLFGGGPVGLSTLAVAVGEERETVEEVAEPFLVREGLLARTPRGRVATPAAWAHLGLVPPQHGGKGQQGLFGA from the coding sequence ATGAACTGGGACGAGACCGGACCCGACACCGACGAGCGGCTCGACGAGCGCCTTGTCGACGCCGACGCGGACGGCGAGGACACCGCGGTCGAAGCGGCGCTGCGGCCGAAGGACCTCGATGAGTTCGTCGGCCAGGAGAAGGTGCGCGAGCAGCTCGACCTGGTCCTCAAGGCGGCCAGGGCCCGCGGCGCCACCGCCGACCACGTCCTGCTCTCCGGCGCCCCCGGCCTCGGCAAGACCACCCTCTCCATGATCATCGCGGCCGAGATGGGCGCGCCGATCCGGATCACCTCGGGCCCCGCCATCCAGCATGCGGGTGATCTCGCCGCGATTCTCTCCTCCCTACAGGAGGGCGAGGTCCTCTTCCTCGACGAGATCCACCGCATGTCGCGGCCCGCCGAGGAGATGCTCTACATGGCGATGGAGGACTTCCGGGTCGATGTGATCGTCGGCAAGGGCCCCGGCGCCACCGCCATCCCGCTGGAGCTGCCGCCCTTCACCCTGGTCGGCGCCACCACCAGGGCCGGGCTGCTGCCGCCGCCGCTGCGCGACCGCTTCGGCTTCACCGGCCACATGGAGTTCTACGCCCCCGCCGAGCTGGAACGCGTCATCCACCGATCCGCCCGCCTCCTCGATGTCGAGATAGACGCCGACGGAGCCGCCGAGATCGCCGGCCGCTCCCGCGGTACGCCCCGTATCGCCAACCGGCTGCTGCGCCGCGTCAGGGACTACGCCCAGGTCAAGGCCGACGGGCGGATCGACCGAGCCGTCGCCTCCGTGGCCCTCGGGGTCTACGAGGTCGATGCCCGCGGCCTCGACCGGCTGGACCGTGCGGTGCTCGGCGCCCTGCTGAAGCTCTTCGGCGGCGGCCCCGTGGGACTGTCCACGCTCGCCGTGGCCGTGGGCGAGGAGCGGGAGACGGTCGAGGAGGTGGCGGAACCCTTCCTGGTACGGGAAGGGCTGCTGGCCAGGACACCGCGGGGGCGCGTCGCGACGCCCGCGGCCTGGGCCCACCTCGGCCTCGTCCCCCCGCAGCACGGCGGAAAGGGACAACAGGGTCTGTTCGGGGCGTGA
- the ruvA gene encoding Holliday junction branch migration protein RuvA translates to MIAFVSGPVAALAPTTAVIEVGGIGMAVQCTPNTLAGLRIGKEARLATSLVVREDSLTLYGFATDDERQVFELLQTASGVGPRLAQAMLATHSPDALRIAVATGDEKALTAVSGIGKKGAQKLLLELNDRLGEPTGAHIGQQGIGTPVTSSWRDQLQAALIGLGYATREADEAVTAVTPQAEAALAEGRQAPVPQLLRAALQTLNRAR, encoded by the coding sequence ATGATCGCCTTCGTCAGCGGCCCCGTTGCCGCACTCGCCCCGACCACGGCCGTGATCGAGGTCGGCGGCATCGGCATGGCCGTCCAGTGCACGCCGAACACCCTCGCCGGCCTCCGGATCGGCAAGGAGGCCAGGCTGGCCACCTCCCTCGTCGTACGGGAGGACTCCCTCACCCTCTACGGCTTCGCCACCGACGACGAGCGGCAGGTCTTCGAGCTGCTCCAGACCGCCAGCGGAGTCGGCCCCCGGCTCGCCCAGGCGATGCTCGCCACCCACAGTCCGGACGCCCTGCGGATCGCGGTCGCCACCGGCGACGAGAAGGCGCTCACAGCCGTCTCCGGCATCGGCAAGAAGGGCGCGCAGAAGCTCCTTCTCGAACTGAATGACAGACTCGGCGAGCCCACCGGCGCCCACATCGGCCAGCAGGGCATCGGCACCCCGGTCACCTCCTCCTGGCGCGATCAGCTGCAGGCCGCCCTGATCGGTCTCGGCTACGCCACCCGCGAGGCCGACGAAGCGGTCACCGCGGTCACCCCGCAGGCCGAGGCTGCCCTGGCCGAGGGCAGGCAGGCCCCCGTGCCGCAGCTGCTGCGCGCCGCGCTGCAGACCCTCAACCGCGCCCGCTGA
- the ruvC gene encoding crossover junction endodeoxyribonuclease RuvC — protein MRVLGVDPGLTRCGVGVVEGVAGRPLTMLGVGVVRTPADAELGHRLVTIERGIEEWLDEHRPEFVAVERVFSQHNVRTVMGTAQASAVAMLCASRRGIPVALHTPSEVKAAVTGSGRADKAQVGAMVTRLLRLDSPPKPADAADALALAICHIWRAPAVNRLQQAHTAAAAAARAPRVPRTPAVPVRKVPR, from the coding sequence ATGCGGGTACTCGGCGTCGACCCGGGGCTGACCCGGTGCGGTGTCGGCGTCGTCGAGGGCGTCGCCGGCCGCCCCCTGACGATGCTCGGCGTCGGAGTCGTCCGCACCCCGGCCGATGCGGAGCTGGGCCACCGGCTGGTCACCATCGAGCGTGGCATCGAGGAATGGCTCGACGAGCACCGGCCCGAATTCGTCGCCGTGGAGCGGGTGTTCAGCCAGCACAACGTCCGTACGGTGATGGGCACCGCCCAGGCCAGCGCGGTCGCCATGCTCTGCGCTTCCCGGCGCGGCATCCCCGTCGCCCTGCACACCCCCAGCGAGGTCAAGGCGGCCGTCACCGGCAGCGGCCGGGCCGACAAGGCACAGGTCGGAGCCATGGTCACCCGGCTGCTGAGACTCGACTCCCCGCCGAAACCCGCCGACGCGGCAGACGCCCTCGCGCTCGCGATCTGCCACATCTGGCGGGCCCCCGCGGTCAACCGCCTCCAGCAGGCACACACGGCCGCCGCCGCGGCCGCCCGCGCCCCGCGCGTTCCCCGTACCCCCGCAGTTCCCGTCCGGAAGGTCCCCCGATGA